One stretch of Chitinophagales bacterium DNA includes these proteins:
- a CDS encoding SBBP repeat-containing protein: MKNILTSFLLIISINVHAQLTPVWTNSQVGSGDNSDRYDAIVQDGTGNIYLGGYTFNSGQDKDYLLVKMNSSGDTLWTRQYNGAGNGYDKIIYMGIDGSNNVYVTGESYGGTINKTDILTQKYDASGSLLWSRAYNSSFNQDDAPLGISVDNSGNVFINGSSDGDSTYNQNDDILTLKYNTQGALQWAIRYNGTGNGTDRGNGVVSDNTGGCIITGRTASSVDDDVITIKYSTTGTQTWKTVYNRGSGNDRGASITSDASGNLYVTGRTKNSNNYDVLVIKYNSSGVSQWTKFYDGGDDDYGNKIRVNSAGEVFVAGQSDVNSSSNINYDILTVKYNSSGGQQWAKTFGNAVLNNEDASDLIADGSGNVFVTGKSDVNSLASVEADNFITVKYNSSGDLQWSAFYAGTDAGSDDNAEGFVMDVSGNLIVVGGTQNLTTQKDATAIKYNSNGSSVWIKNYNGKGDFTDKVQAMVIDSKKNIYVTGYVFTAGQSKDLFVSKINSAGITQWKITYDFSQDDDQGRAITVDNLGNVFVCGSSNGDGTSDDYITMKLDTLGNILWTARYNNVGEADVATSIGVNLSNGNVYVTGYSDKNVSSFVTDYDIATIKYSSAGSQSAVKRYNGTGDGIDKGIKIIVNEGNIYVTGQSSNGTDYEVVTIKYDGSLAQQWLTKYNGANGKDDVPNDMFYDGSSSLYVTGNTGTSTHGDDYLTIKYNTNGAQQWASTYNGNGNFTDHSNAIIATTSGVYVTGRSAPSSAGDTADLVTIKYDLSSGAQKWLNRYNGSASLVDRGNVIAADKFNNIYASGESADLETGSDFITIVYDVAGNAKWTARYSGSANFNDASKSIAVDGSGYVYAAGYATGRGTNGFDALTLKYCPIPAANAGPDVAICSGKSTTLNATGGSIYSWSPTTGLNNANIANPNANPKSTTSYVVTVDNGLGCGTAKDTVVVTVNPLPTATITASGSLSICAGDNVTLTANSGAGLTYQWKNGSTKISGATNISYTAKTAGTYKVTVTNSNGCSATSSGKKVQIVCKGENLSSQDELFNITASPNPSSNYFTVKFTNNGNTSVTLDVFNLIGQNIFHLSGVSETELNVGKDWKAGIYLVKINNGTEERELRLIKSE, encoded by the coding sequence ATGAAAAATATACTTACTTCTTTTCTTCTGATAATCAGTATTAACGTGCATGCCCAACTCACACCTGTCTGGACAAATTCGCAGGTGGGCAGCGGCGATAATTCTGATCGCTATGATGCCATTGTGCAAGATGGCACCGGAAATATTTACCTCGGTGGTTATACCTTCAATAGTGGTCAGGATAAAGACTATCTTCTCGTAAAAATGAATTCAAGCGGCGACACGCTTTGGACTCGCCAATATAATGGCGCAGGAAATGGTTATGATAAAATTATCTACATGGGCATTGATGGATCTAACAATGTTTATGTCACCGGCGAATCCTATGGCGGCACTATCAACAAAACTGATATTCTCACACAGAAGTATGATGCAAGTGGTAGTTTGCTATGGTCAAGAGCATACAATTCTTCGTTTAACCAGGACGATGCCCCGCTGGGGATTTCAGTGGATAACAGCGGCAATGTTTTCATCAACGGATCAAGCGACGGGGATTCTACTTATAACCAAAATGACGACATCCTCACTCTGAAATATAATACCCAAGGTGCTCTGCAATGGGCTATCCGTTATAATGGAACCGGCAACGGAACAGATCGGGGCAATGGCGTGGTAAGTGATAATACCGGCGGATGTATTATTACCGGAAGAACAGCTTCTTCGGTAGATGATGATGTGATTACTATCAAATACAGCACAACAGGCACACAGACATGGAAGACTGTTTATAACCGGGGCTCCGGGAATGATCGCGGTGCATCTATTACCAGTGATGCATCGGGAAATCTTTACGTTACCGGGCGCACTAAGAACTCAAATAATTATGATGTGCTGGTTATAAAATATAATTCTTCCGGCGTATCCCAATGGACAAAATTTTATGACGGCGGCGATGATGATTATGGTAATAAGATTCGGGTGAATAGTGCAGGCGAAGTTTTTGTTGCCGGACAATCTGATGTGAATTCATCCTCAAACATTAATTATGATATACTAACTGTCAAATATAATTCATCAGGCGGCCAGCAATGGGCAAAGACTTTTGGAAATGCTGTGCTTAACAATGAAGATGCAAGTGACCTAATTGCTGATGGTTCAGGAAACGTGTTTGTAACAGGAAAAAGCGATGTAAATTCATTAGCATCTGTTGAAGCAGATAATTTTATAACTGTAAAATATAACTCATCAGGAGATCTTCAATGGTCAGCTTTTTATGCAGGTACTGATGCAGGTAGTGATGATAATGCAGAAGGATTTGTGATGGATGTATCCGGAAACCTGATAGTCGTTGGAGGAACACAAAACCTCACTACTCAAAAGGATGCAACGGCGATTAAATACAACTCAAATGGTTCTTCAGTATGGATAAAAAATTATAATGGCAAGGGCGATTTCACCGATAAAGTGCAGGCGATGGTCATTGATTCTAAAAAAAATATTTATGTCACTGGTTATGTTTTCACCGCCGGACAAAGCAAGGATCTTTTTGTCTCTAAAATTAATTCAGCAGGAATCACACAGTGGAAGATCACTTATGATTTTAGTCAGGATGATGACCAGGGAAGGGCCATCACAGTGGACAACTTAGGAAATGTATTTGTATGCGGCAGCAGCAATGGGGACGGCACCAGCGATGATTACATAACCATGAAGCTGGACACTCTTGGAAATATTCTGTGGACTGCACGTTACAATAATGTTGGAGAAGCAGATGTGGCAACATCCATTGGAGTAAATCTATCAAACGGCAACGTGTATGTTACCGGCTATAGCGATAAAAACGTTTCTTCCTTTGTTACCGATTATGATATAGCTACTATCAAGTATAGTTCTGCAGGATCACAGTCAGCTGTAAAGAGATACAACGGCACAGGTGATGGCATAGATAAAGGAATTAAGATTATTGTGAACGAAGGCAATATATATGTAACCGGGCAAAGCTCGAATGGAACTGATTATGAAGTTGTAACAATAAAGTATGATGGTTCTCTAGCACAACAATGGCTTACTAAATATAACGGTGCTAACGGCAAAGATGATGTTCCAAATGATATGTTTTATGATGGCAGCAGTTCTTTGTATGTAACGGGAAACACCGGCACTTCCACTCATGGTGATGATTATCTTACAATAAAATACAACACAAATGGGGCACAACAATGGGCATCTACTTATAACGGCAACGGCAATTTCACTGATCATTCTAATGCAATAATTGCAACTACTTCCGGAGTTTATGTGACAGGGAGAAGTGCACCTTCAAGTGCCGGTGATACTGCTGACCTTGTTACAATAAAATATGATCTTTCCAGCGGGGCACAGAAGTGGTTGAACCGGTATAATGGTTCTGCATCTCTTGTAGATCGCGGCAATGTGATTGCTGCTGATAAATTCAATAATATTTATGCTTCAGGAGAAAGCGCCGACTTAGAAACAGGTAGTGACTTTATCACAATTGTATATGATGTTGCAGGAAACGCTAAATGGACTGCCCGGTACAGTGGTTCTGCCAATTTCAATGATGCATCAAAATCTATCGCAGTTGATGGTTCAGGTTACGTCTATGCTGCAGGCTATGCGACCGGAAGGGGCACTAATGGATTTGATGCACTTACTTTGAAATATTGTCCCATTCCCGCTGCCAATGCCGGCCCAGACGTGGCAATCTGCAGTGGTAAGAGCACTACTCTAAATGCTACAGGCGGATCGATCTATTCATGGTCTCCTACAACAGGATTAAATAATGCGAATATTGCAAACCCTAATGCGAATCCAAAATCTACCACATCTTATGTAGTAACGGTAGACAATGGACTTGGATGCGGAACCGCAAAAGATACCGTAGTGGTCACTGTCAATCCTCTGCCCACTGCCACCATAACTGCAAGCGGATCACTTTCTATTTGTGCAGGTGACAACGTGACTTTAACAGCCAATTCAGGAGCCGGCCTTACTTATCAATGGAAAAATGGCTCCACTAAAATTTCAGGTGCTACTAACATCAGTTACACCGCTAAAACTGCGGGTACTTATAAAGTAACGGTGACAAATTCAAACGGTTGTAGCGCAACTTCTTCAGGAAAAAAAGTGCAAATTGTTTGCAAGGGAGAGAATCTTTCATCGCAAGATGAGCTTTTTAATATCACTGCATCACCAAATCCATCTTCCAATTATTTCACGGTTAAGTTCACTAACAATGGAAATACATCGGTTACACTTGATGTATTCAACCTTATAGGTCAAAATATTTTTCACCTTTCGGGAGTGAGTGAAACTGAATTAAATGTTGGTAAAGACTGGAAAGCAGGAATATATCTGGTTAAAATAAACAATGGTACTGAAGAGCGGGAATTGAGATTAATAAAGTCAGAATAA
- a CDS encoding SBBP repeat-containing protein: protein MKTILLIAVLTIVSFKLFAQPSLAWVSQYNGQGDYSDRFTCIVSDAAGNIYTGGSTVNINTDRDYLIQKMDAAGNVIWRMSYNAFGNGADEVQAITVDASQNVYVTGFGKTIDAGNDCLTMKLDANGNTIWSQFYNYDVANGYDEANSIALDGNGNVIVTGQSDEDATAISNDDYVTIKYSSDGNQQWDVRYNGLGNGIDRAVKVLVDNLNNIYITGRSYNGIDDDYATISYDENGNQQWLMYGDRSYNDRAQAMSIDAENNIYVTGWSSNGSNHDYYTIKYNSSGTQLWAKVFDNVDNDEATAIFVDASANVYVTGQSDGDATEFVNLDYRTVMYNTSGQQQWSESYDGAAGNDDIPTSISVSEGKVYVTGYSDADNTPVVSNDIVTIQYSSTGTLQWATVFSGSGGNRDVANAMITDVNGNTFVAGYSENNAAQRNAIVLKCNNAGSQLFVNTFDGIGDNSDNIRDLKIDAEGNLYAVGYTVRREHNRDFLSIKLTPEGDTVWTRYLNGTSPDSEDEADACAIDNNHNIIVAGFTKNSGTSGDYTIIKINSSTGDSLWLRFYDSPAHDYDKAYDMKTDESGNIYVTGRTDSDPSINSNDEATTLKYDEDGNLVWEKTYAGAGNGPDRGSFLRVAPSGNVYVVGRTFNGSDHDILVVKYNNDGEQQWIKTYDGGVGNEEPKGMELDADENVYLVGNSASSGNDSSDIITLKYSSAGDMQWIQKINNSGGDLASDIALDPIGNVTITGTTDADNSAAVNLDAVTVQYDANGNELWMKTFDGSNHLNDVADAIASDQFGNIYLALHMNNGTMLDLNYDISIIRYNVNGTVAWQTLWGGSSDTLDAANLIYLVNNDLYVAGSTWKKDNQRDIVVLKYSSVTGIESTIKQIKSFSIFPNLSSDFITVTSDNSALEKKIQLVDMAGRTIFETSFHEALIKISLTNEIQQGMYLCNILSNNKIIYSEKIIYQR, encoded by the coding sequence GTGAAAACAATTTTATTGATTGCAGTTTTAACGATTGTATCATTTAAATTGTTTGCTCAACCCTCTCTTGCATGGGTATCGCAATACAACGGACAGGGTGATTATTCTGATCGCTTTACTTGCATCGTTTCTGATGCAGCAGGAAATATTTACACCGGTGGAAGTACGGTGAATATCAACACCGATCGTGATTACCTCATTCAGAAGATGGACGCAGCAGGAAATGTGATCTGGCGAATGAGTTATAATGCTTTCGGAAATGGAGCTGATGAAGTTCAGGCAATTACGGTAGATGCTTCGCAGAATGTTTATGTTACCGGCTTCGGAAAAACCATTGATGCTGGAAACGATTGTCTCACGATGAAGCTCGATGCAAACGGCAACACTATCTGGAGTCAGTTTTACAATTATGATGTTGCTAACGGATACGACGAGGCAAATTCAATTGCACTTGATGGAAACGGAAACGTAATTGTTACAGGACAAAGTGATGAAGATGCTACAGCCATTTCTAATGATGATTACGTCACAATAAAATATTCCAGCGATGGAAACCAGCAATGGGATGTGCGTTACAATGGATTAGGAAATGGAATTGACCGCGCGGTAAAAGTATTGGTTGACAATTTAAATAACATCTATATAACAGGCAGGAGCTACAATGGTATAGACGATGATTATGCCACCATCAGTTATGATGAAAATGGAAACCAGCAATGGCTCATGTACGGAGATCGCAGTTATAATGATCGTGCCCAGGCAATGTCGATCGATGCTGAAAATAATATTTATGTAACCGGCTGGAGCAGTAACGGAAGCAATCACGATTACTATACGATAAAATATAATTCGTCCGGTACCCAACTGTGGGCTAAAGTTTTTGATAATGTGGATAATGATGAGGCGACAGCAATTTTCGTTGACGCTTCAGCCAATGTGTATGTAACAGGTCAGAGCGATGGAGATGCAACGGAATTTGTGAATTTAGATTATCGAACCGTAATGTATAATACAAGCGGGCAGCAACAATGGAGTGAATCATACGATGGTGCTGCCGGAAATGATGATATTCCAACATCCATTTCGGTTTCCGAAGGCAAGGTGTATGTAACAGGTTATAGCGATGCTGATAATACTCCCGTAGTTTCAAATGACATTGTTACTATTCAATATTCTTCAACCGGAACGCTGCAATGGGCAACTGTTTTTTCAGGCAGTGGTGGAAATAGAGATGTTGCCAACGCGATGATTACTGATGTGAATGGGAATACTTTTGTTGCCGGGTATTCAGAAAATAATGCGGCGCAGCGGAATGCTATAGTATTGAAATGTAATAATGCCGGATCACAACTTTTTGTAAACACGTTTGATGGTATAGGTGACAATTCTGATAATATTCGTGACTTGAAAATTGATGCGGAGGGAAACTTGTATGCAGTTGGCTATACTGTTCGCCGCGAACACAACCGTGATTTTCTGAGCATAAAACTTACTCCAGAAGGTGACACAGTGTGGACCCGATATCTTAATGGCACTTCTCCTGATAGTGAAGACGAAGCTGACGCATGCGCAATTGACAACAACCACAACATCATTGTTGCAGGATTTACAAAGAACAGCGGAACATCGGGAGATTATACCATAATAAAAATCAATTCATCAACGGGCGACAGCTTGTGGCTTCGCTTTTATGATTCTCCTGCACACGATTATGATAAAGCGTATGACATGAAAACTGATGAATCAGGAAATATTTATGTAACCGGAAGAACTGACAGCGATCCTTCAATTAATTCCAATGATGAAGCAACCACTTTAAAGTATGATGAGGACGGAAATTTGGTCTGGGAAAAAACATATGCGGGCGCAGGCAACGGACCTGATCGCGGAAGTTTTCTGCGCGTTGCTCCCAGTGGAAATGTGTATGTAGTAGGAAGAACATTTAATGGATCTGATCACGATATACTTGTGGTCAAATACAATAATGATGGTGAACAGCAATGGATAAAGACGTATGATGGCGGCGTTGGCAATGAAGAGCCGAAAGGAATGGAGCTTGATGCAGATGAAAATGTATATCTCGTTGGCAACAGTGCTTCCTCAGGAAATGATTCATCTGATATTATTACACTAAAATATTCATCAGCAGGGGATATGCAATGGATACAGAAAATTAACAACAGTGGTGGTGATCTGGCAAGTGACATCGCTCTTGATCCAATTGGAAATGTCACAATCACAGGAACAACAGATGCAGATAATTCTGCGGCAGTAAATCTCGATGCTGTTACAGTTCAATATGATGCAAACGGCAATGAACTATGGATGAAAACTTTCGACGGTAGTAATCACCTCAATGATGTTGCGGATGCAATTGCTTCAGATCAATTTGGAAATATTTATCTGGCATTGCACATGAATAACGGCACCATGTTGGATTTGAATTATGATATTTCTATAATCCGGTATAATGTGAATGGCACTGTTGCGTGGCAAACTTTATGGGGAGGAAGCTCAGATACGCTTGATGCTGCAAATCTGATTTACCTCGTTAATAACGATCTTTATGTCGCAGGCAGCACATGGAAAAAAGATAACCAGCGTGACATAGTCGTGCTGAAATATTCGTCGGTTACCGGAATAGAAAGTACTATCAAACAAATTAAAAGCTTTTCCATATTTCCTAATCTTTCATCGGATTTCATAACCGTCACCTCAGATAATTCCGCTTTAGAAAAAAAAATTCAGCTTGTTGATATGGCAGGAAGAACAATTTTCGAAACATCATTTCATGAAGCACTAATAAAAATTTCTCTTACAAATGAAATTCAACAGGGGATGTACCTCTGTAACATTCTTTCCAATAATAAAATTATTTATTCAGAAAAAATTATTTACCAACGTTAA
- a CDS encoding ABC transporter ATP-binding protein, which yields MQSKRKLIIEFFQRNKLVVVFTFLANIISSLLNVLIPLSIGRFYQLVLHDNSVKGKLFNALHISLHSVSDFFLFFILIIIAKSLITFVEKFFTGMIGERFSRDLRELLFKTQLSQSVAINQIKPTGKYLLRYSGDLLFIQHFITKGVIQFTGDVIFMLASVAVLFSINATLTLIMLAGIAVACTTIILLNKKVRMATLNRRNQRSTLLGFVANRMQAFLTIKSFNREVPEETQYNKKSAKLYGFGITYWKIYSVIQALLPLLMFGTLTVLLYFVSLKREVKPYGINRGDVLDFVLLFLYMQGVIKRILKANMVWNMGNVSFTKLLRILNLAGERKSGDREIAEISGRISFENVCFQYPNADQPILKNISFTIEPATITFIKGKQSSGKSTIMKMIQGIYQPTSGKIFLDQYDYDLITPNTVRRNIAIVSDEAPLIGNTVFKAVSYSRADEKRVRASQWLQRLNFNVAETEAENLDYHLDDFGKNLSAGQRKQLIFARALMTRKKILLLDEAFDDLDPESKKIIVERINKQKRKRTMIIAANNLPDELEIDQVINLNEFCFEDQIAIS from the coding sequence ATGCAAAGTAAGCGCAAACTCATAATTGAATTTTTTCAGCGCAATAAGCTTGTGGTGGTCTTCACCTTCCTTGCGAACATCATCAGTAGTTTGCTTAATGTTCTTATACCTCTCAGCATAGGCAGATTTTATCAATTGGTGCTGCATGATAATTCTGTAAAGGGAAAGCTATTCAATGCACTTCACATTTCACTGCATTCTGTTTCTGACTTTTTTCTCTTCTTTATTCTTATCATCATAGCAAAATCACTCATCACATTCGTAGAAAAATTTTTTACGGGAATGATAGGCGAGCGATTCTCACGAGACTTGCGCGAGCTGCTTTTTAAAACCCAGCTTTCACAATCGGTTGCCATAAATCAAATAAAACCAACAGGAAAATATTTGCTTCGATACAGCGGCGATTTGCTTTTCATTCAGCACTTCATCACTAAGGGAGTCATTCAATTCACCGGGGATGTGATCTTCATGCTCGCTTCCGTCGCTGTGCTCTTCTCCATTAACGCAACGCTCACACTCATAATGCTTGCAGGTATTGCTGTTGCATGTACCACCATCATTCTGCTAAATAAAAAAGTGAGAATGGCAACACTGAACAGGAGAAATCAGCGCTCAACGTTGCTGGGATTTGTAGCCAACAGAATGCAGGCATTCTTAACGATTAAAAGTTTCAATCGCGAAGTTCCGGAAGAAACTCAGTACAATAAAAAGTCAGCGAAGCTTTACGGATTCGGAATCACTTACTGGAAAATTTATTCAGTAATTCAGGCATTGTTGCCGCTATTGATGTTTGGCACACTCACCGTGCTGCTGTATTTTGTGAGCTTGAAGAGGGAAGTAAAACCATACGGAATTAACCGCGGTGATGTGCTTGATTTTGTGCTGCTGTTTCTTTACATGCAAGGGGTGATTAAAAGAATTTTGAAAGCGAATATGGTCTGGAATATGGGAAATGTATCATTCACCAAGCTGCTTCGTATTCTAAATTTAGCTGGTGAACGGAAATCCGGAGATCGTGAAATTGCAGAAATTTCAGGGAGAATTTCTTTTGAAAATGTTTGTTTTCAATATCCAAATGCTGACCAACCAATTTTAAAAAATATATCATTTACAATTGAACCAGCTACTATAACATTTATTAAAGGAAAGCAGAGCTCCGGCAAAAGCACCATAATGAAAATGATTCAGGGTATCTATCAACCTACATCAGGTAAAATATTTCTTGATCAATACGATTACGATTTGATTACGCCAAATACTGTTCGCCGCAACATAGCTATTGTTTCTGATGAAGCGCCGCTGATTGGTAACACGGTATTCAAAGCCGTCTCATACAGCAGGGCTGATGAAAAGAGAGTAAGAGCTTCGCAATGGTTGCAGCGTCTGAATTTTAATGTGGCGGAAACTGAAGCAGAAAACCTGGATTACCATCTTGATGATTTTGGAAAAAACCTTTCTGCCGGTCAACGCAAGCAACTGATATTTGCCCGTGCATTGATGACACGAAAAAAAATTTTGCTGCTCGATGAAGCATTCGATGATCTGGATCCTGAATCAAAAAAGATTATTGTTGAACGCATCAACAAGCAAAAAAGGAAACGAACGATGATCATTGCGGCAAATAATCTTCCTGATGAATTAGAAATTGATCAGGTGATTAACCTCAATGAATTTTGCTTTGAAGATCAAATAGCAATATCATAA
- a CDS encoding DUF2490 domain-containing protein: MTEKITNRFSYLVIVSVLLIFLLQKDLSGQQKDFQGIVGLGLEKKASPSFSFNLYSQQLFNQNLSELGSAFMEAGITYKLNRNIAFGVNYRFIQQRDLNNIYHPRQMIYGDISYSKGLKKFSASLRARIQNSYYPIVINETRQNSLLYNRDKLTIRYRYNYYFSPFIYGELWYPVNHPTHDKVDRIRGALGFYYIFNDHFKTELYYSITHELNQSNKKRNYAISFSSYFRI, encoded by the coding sequence ATGACTGAAAAAATCACGAATAGGTTTTCATACCTTGTAATTGTTTCAGTTTTGTTAATTTTTCTATTACAAAAAGATTTAAGCGGTCAGCAAAAAGATTTTCAGGGTATAGTAGGATTAGGGTTGGAAAAGAAGGCCTCTCCGTCGTTTTCGTTTAACCTCTATAGCCAACAGCTATTCAATCAAAATTTATCAGAGCTTGGCAGCGCATTTATGGAGGCAGGAATAACTTATAAACTCAACCGGAATATTGCTTTCGGTGTAAACTACAGGTTCATTCAGCAGCGCGATCTTAATAATATTTATCACCCACGACAAATGATTTATGGTGATATTTCTTATTCAAAAGGGTTAAAAAAGTTTTCGGCATCTCTTCGTGCAAGAATTCAGAATTCATATTACCCGATCGTGATCAACGAAACCAGGCAAAATTCACTTTTATACAATCGTGATAAGTTAACGATCCGTTACAGGTACAATTATTATTTCTCGCCTTTTATTTATGGAGAGCTATGGTATCCTGTTAATCACCCAACACACGATAAAGTTGACAGGATTCGCGGTGCGCTGGGATTTTACTATATCTTTAATGATCACTTCAAAACTGAGCTTTACTATTCTATAACACATGAGCTAAATCAGTCAAACAAGAAAAGGAATTATGCGATTAGCTTTTCATCATACTTCCGGATTTAA